In the Acidovorax sp. A79 genome, one interval contains:
- a CDS encoding diguanylate cyclase codes for MAAHVPTMLAMIIVSSLMMAASMAVVGWGRRRDGLGRWAAALLVNAMGHLLIMLRGQVPDALSVVMGNLLLSCVFVGMIAAIYQFQGRPVRWLLLLTPSALVTGFVIAFIDNFPARVSFVGLAIGLQAVWALAAALERRHATVGRGQWLLVAGLGLEALVLGGRALLALSASEAATGILQGSALQTLTFMGTVSVVLISSMGFVFMSRDRADENNRIMAALDPLTGVANRRALIAALDRDVARAVRTRESIALMMVDIDHFKRVNDRHGHPAGDQVLCSVVSVLKERVRAQDLVGRYGGEEFMVVLPDTTLLGAEQLARELCKAVEESRCRVRPAGAADADAGVGIAVTASIGVFGGRLEPGDSWDMLIAAADRALYQAKENGRNRVEVATALRRPASQMAARDNPETHPASRY; via the coding sequence ATGGCCGCCCATGTTCCCACCATGCTGGCAATGATCATTGTCAGCTCGCTGATGATGGCGGCCTCCATGGCCGTGGTGGGCTGGGGGCGCCGGCGCGACGGCCTGGGGCGGTGGGCCGCCGCCCTGCTGGTCAATGCCATGGGGCACCTGCTGATCATGCTGCGCGGGCAGGTGCCGGACGCGCTGTCCGTGGTGATGGGCAACCTGCTGCTGTCCTGCGTCTTCGTGGGGATGATCGCGGCGATCTACCAGTTCCAGGGCCGTCCGGTGCGGTGGCTGCTCTTGCTCACGCCGTCCGCGCTGGTCACGGGGTTCGTCATCGCATTCATCGACAACTTTCCGGCGCGCGTGAGCTTCGTGGGCCTGGCCATCGGCCTGCAGGCCGTGTGGGCCCTGGCCGCGGCGCTGGAGCGCCGCCATGCCACCGTGGGGCGCGGCCAATGGCTGCTGGTGGCGGGGCTCGGGCTGGAGGCGCTGGTCCTGGGCGGCCGCGCGCTGCTGGCCCTCAGCGCCAGCGAGGCGGCCACCGGCATCCTGCAGGGCAGCGCCCTGCAGACCCTGACCTTCATGGGCACCGTGTCGGTGGTGCTCATCAGCTCCATGGGCTTCGTGTTCATGTCGCGCGACCGCGCGGACGAAAACAACCGCATCATGGCGGCGCTCGATCCGCTCACGGGCGTGGCCAACCGCCGCGCGCTGATCGCCGCGCTGGACCGCGACGTGGCGCGCGCCGTGCGCACGCGCGAGTCCATCGCGCTGATGATGGTGGACATCGACCATTTCAAGCGCGTGAATGACCGCCACGGCCACCCCGCGGGCGACCAGGTGCTGTGCAGCGTGGTCAGCGTGCTGAAGGAGCGCGTGCGGGCGCAGGACCTCGTGGGCCGCTACGGCGGCGAGGAATTCATGGTGGTGCTGCCCGACACCACCCTGCTGGGGGCCGAGCAGCTGGCGCGCGAGCTGTGCAAGGCGGTGGAGGAATCGCGCTGCCGCGTTCGCCCCGCCGGCGCCGCCGATGCCGATGCGGGCGTGGGCATCGCCGTCACCGCGAGCATCGGCGTCTTCGGCGGCCGGCTGGAACCCGGCGACAGCTGGGACATGCTGATCGCCGCCGCCGACCGCGCGCTCTACCAGGCCAAGGAGAACGGGCGCAACCGCGTCGAGGTGGCCACGGCCCTGCGGCGCCCCGCCTCCCAGATGGCGGCGCGGGACAACCCCGAGACCCACCCGGCTTCCAGGTATTGA